Within bacterium, the genomic segment GGCTCCCGGCCCCAGGTGGCCACGAAGGCGCGCGCCAGACCCGCTGCCGCCGTCGGCACGTACAGGCGGCCGTCCTCGCCGGTGTCCAGGGCCGCGCGCAGCAGCCGACCCCGCACCACGTCGATGCGCCCGAAGCCCGCGGCCAGCGCCATGCGCGGGCGCTGCCGCGGTGCGGGCGGTTGCCGCCGCAGGGCGCGCGACAGGTCCACGAGCCGATCGACGCCGTCGCGGGGCACGACCTCGCGGTACAGGCGCCACGCCTCGCGCACGCGGGCGAGGTCCTGGGCCACCACCGGCGCCTCGGCCGGGCGGACGCCGGGCAGGGAAGCGGCGTCGGGGCCGTCGGCGTCCAGCAGTTCGGGCCGCTCGGCGAGGCGGGCTTCGTCGAAGAACGCCACCAGTTCGCGGGCCAGGCCCGGGGCGCTCTCGGGGCGCTCGGCCAGCCAGGGGAGCCGGGCCAGGCGGGGCGCCAGCACGAGGGGCCGCAGGCGGTCGTCGGGGATCCGGTCGGCGTCCAGGCCGGTGGCCGTGGCCATCTCCAGGGCCCAGCGCGTCGGGGTGACGATGCGCGGCAGCAGCACGACACCACCCGCCGCCCGCTCCAGCAGCAGGTGCCCCAGGTCACGGCAGGCGCGGCTGCCGGGCAGCAGCACGAGGGCAGCGGCGAGGTCGCCGCCGGCCGCCCCCGGCAGGGCAGAGAGGTCGGCGGCCAGCTGGTCGAGGGTGTCCGTGGCGAAGGGAACGGGGATGACGCGCGGCGGGGCCATTTGACGCTGTCGGCTCGCTCGGGTTAGAGTGATGGGCCCACCCGGACGCCGCCGGCGGCGCCGAACGGGGCCCGGGACCCAGCGGGCGATTGTGCGGCAGCACCGCCCCCAAGTCAACGGCGACCGGCCGCCTGCGGGCGCGCGAGCGCCCTCACCACAGCGGAAGCAGACAACCATGCGCCCCTTCGCCCCCGCCGCCCTCTGCGCCACCCTCGGCCTGGTCCTCGTCCTGTCGGTCGGCTGCAAGGACGACCCGGCCGCGCCCCGTGACCTGTCCGGGGCGCTGCCCGACTTCAGCCTTCTGGACGTGAACCCCACCTCGGCCACGTCCGCCGCGGCCGTCTCGCCGCGGGACTACCTGGACGAGGTCTCGGCCTGGTACTTCGGCCACGCCACCTGAAGCTACTGCCGGAGCCAGTTCGGTCTCCTCGATTCGCTCATGCAGGATCTGGCCGCCATGTCGTCGCCGCCCGCCGTGCACATCCTCGGCGTCAACCAGCTCGGGCACGAGAGCGCCAACGATCTCGTCTGCCAGGGCCGCGATCTGCCCTGGCTGCAGGAAACCCTCGACGACCAGGTGTGGAACAAGTGGAAGGTGACCTACCGCGACGTGGTGGTGCTCGACCGGAACAACCGGCCGGCCGCCGTCTTCAACCTGACCGTGCACGACCTGGCCCGCCCCGCCGACTACGACTCGCTGCGCGCGCTCCTGCTCGAGGTGGCCCGATGACACCCGGCGGCCGGCGGCGCGGCGCGCGCCTCGCGCCGGCCGCGGTGCTCGCGGTGCTCGCGGGACTGGCCCTGGTGGCCCCCGGCTGCGGCGACGAAGTGCGCGCGCCGACGGCCCCGCCCCCCGCGCCGAGCCTGGTGGTGCGCGTGGTCGACGCCGGGGCCGACACGGCCGTCGCCGGCCTGAAGGTGGCCGTGTGCGACGGCGCCGCCATCCGGCCCCTGGCCGATCCGGCCCGCACCGACGCCGCCGGCTGCACCCGCTGGCCCCTGGCCGCCACGAACACGACACGGGTGCTCGTCTTCGCAGGCGACGAGTGGCTCATCGCGCGCCAGGGCGACTGGTGGAGCGCCCTGCCCGGCGCCGGCGCACCCGACACGGTGCTCGTCGAGTTGCAGCGGGGACTCCCCAGCGACGGCCTGCCGCGCTTCCGCGGCACGGTGGTCGATGCGGCGACGGGCGCACCGCTCTCGCAGGTCTTCCTCGGGGACCGCCCCTGGCTGCTGGCCTACGGCGGCGTCTCGGGTCCCGACTGCGACATGACCGGGCCCGACGGCGCCTTCAGCGTCGAGGAGATCGGGATCACGATCGATCCGACCACGGGCAACCTGCAGCAGCTGCAGCCCCTGGTGATCAGCCGCGAGGGCTACCGGCCCATCGCCTGGCTGCATCGCTTCGCCACCGGCGACCGCGACCTCGACGTGGTCGGCCTGCGGATCGAGCTCGAGCCCGTCGCGCCCACCGACACCGGCGCCCTCACCGGCCGCGTGTTCCGGGAGGCGGAACCGGCGGCCGGCGTCGCGGTGGGCCTGGGCGGCATCACCGGCTTCGGCACCCTGGGTGCGAACAAGTCGGGCTTCGGCCTGCCCGGGCGCGTCACCCGCACCGACAGCACCGGGCGCTACCTCTTCACGGGGCTGCCCGCGGGCAACTACGTCGTGCAACCGGGCTACCTCTATCAGGACGGCGTGCTGCTCCCCCTGCAGGAGGGCGCCCACGGCTACGCGGTGGCCCGCGACGACACCGCCGAGGTCGACGATCTGCTCGTGCTGCCCGAGGTCATCATCCCGGGCGGGGCGACCGACGGCATCCCGTCGTTCTCGGGCGCGGCCACGTTCCGCTGGCTGGCCACGGCCCCCGGCCGGACCTACGAGATCTTCGTGGACGGCGAGCCGATCGCCGCCACCGTCGACACGACCGTCACCTGGACCTTTCCGCCGCGCTTCCCCGCGGGACTGCACCGGCTGTGGATCGACGTGCGCGACGGCGACCGCTACGCCGGCGGTTCCGAGCGGAGTTGGGTCTTCCGCCACCTGCCCGCGGATTGAACGGCAGGGGCGGATTGCGGCCGCTCGTGATTCTTGTGTGAAGGATTTGCGGCATGATGCCGAAAACGATGAGTCTGCAACGCCACCCGGCACCCCTACCCCCTGCGAGGTCGACCATGCGCGTCCCGTTCTTCCTGATGCTGTCGTGTGCCCTCTTCCTGGCCGTCGGCGCCGCCGGCGCCGCCGACGGACTGCCCGCGGGGCCGCGCTCCTGGGCGCCGGTCCAGGACGGCTTCGTCGCCGACGCCCCGGCCGTCCCCCAGTGGCTGCCCGACCGCGTCCTGATCCAGCTGACGCCCGAGAGCTATCAGATCGCCAGCCTCCCGCGCCCCAACGACAAGGCCATGGGTCCGCTGCGCACCGGCATCGCCTCCCTGGACGAGGCCCTCGACGCGTCCCGGGTCACGGGCGCCCGCATCGCCTTCCCGGCGGTGAAGAACGCCGCCCTCGCCGCGAGCCTCGGCACGAACCGCTGGCTCGTGCTCGACCTCGCCCGCGGCAGCGACGTCCCGGCCGTGGCCCGGGCCCTGGCGGCCGATCCGGCCGTGGCCGAGGCCCTGCCCGATCTGGTGGCGTTCCCGTCGGTGGCCCCCAACGACACCTACTACGGCATGAATTGGGGCCACAACAACACGGCCCAGCTCAACGACCTGGACTGGGGCGGGACCTACGGCCACACGTTGCCCGGCACCGTGGGCACGCCGGGCTTCGACGCCAACGCCGAGGCGGCGTGGAACGGCGCCCAGGGCTACGGCGACCCGGCGGTGGTCATCGCCATTCTCGACACCGGCGTCGATCCGGGCCATCCGGACCTGGTGCAGACCACGGGCTACGACTTCGGCGACCTGGACAACAACCCGGCCGACGACAGCGCCGCCGCCGGCCACGGCACCGCCTGCGCGGGCGTGGCGGCGGGCATCGCCGACAACATCATCGGCGTCGCGGGCGTGGCGGGCGGCTGCACGATCATGCCCCTGAAGGTGGCGAACTCGGCGGGCAGCCTCGGCTTCTCGGCCATCACCAACGCCATCTACTACGCCGCCGACAACGGCGCCGACATCCTGAGCATGAGCTTCGGCGCGGCGACCACCGCCTACGCGCCCACCGACGCGGCCGTGGCCTACGCCTTCTCCCTGGGCTGCACCATGCTCGCGGCCACCGGCAACAACAACAACGCCCAGATCGAGTACCCCGCCTACAACCCCAACGTGATCGGCGTGGGCGCCGCGTCGCCCTGCGGCGAGCGGAAGCGTTCGTCGAGCAGCAGCGGCGAGGTCAACCCGGGCGTCAGCACCGACCCCAACGGCTACACCTGCGACGGCGAGCGCTGGTGGGGCTCGTCGTACGGCTCCACCGTGGCCGACCACCAGGGCGCGGTCGACGTCATCGCGCCGACGATCCTGCCGACGACCGACATCCAGGGCGCGGCGGGCTACGACCCCGGCTCCTACAGCGGCTGGTTCAACGGCACCTCGTGCGCGACGCCCTACGCGGCGGGCGTGTGCGCCCTGATCAAGTCGGCCAACCCCGGCTTCTCCCCCACCCAGATCCGCAACCAGCTCGTGAACACGGCCCAGGACGTGGTCAGCGTCGAGTCGGTGGTGGGCTGGGACCGCTACGCGGGCTACGGCATGGTCGACGCGGCAGCCGCCGTGGGCGCCGTGGTCAACCCCGGCGCCGTGGCGGCCTTCTCGGCCAGCGACACCACCGGTTGCGCGCCGTTGCTGGTGACGTTCACCGACGAGTCGGTCGGCACCATCAACACCTGGACCTGGACCTTCGGCGACGGCGGCGTGAGCGGGAACCAGAACCCGACCCACACCTACACGGCCGCCGGCACCTACAACGTCACCCTCGCGGTGACCAGCGACGACGGCGACGACATCCTGACGAAGACCGGCTACATCGTCGTGGGCGAGACGCCCGGCGTGGCCTTCTCCAAGTCGACCCAGTTCGTGCCGGCGGGCACGCCCGTCGCCTTCACCGACGAATCGACGGGCGATCCGGACACCTGGCTCTGGGTGTTCGGCGACGGCAACACGTCCACGGCGCAGAACCCGTCGCACGCGTTCAGCGTCCCGGGCGTGTACTACGTGAAGCTGATCGCCACGAACGCCTGCGGTCCCGACTCGCTGGTCGATCCGAACTTCCTCGTGGTCACCGCGCCGCCGGGCCCCGTGGCCGACTTCGGCTTCGACCCGAGCGGCGGCTGCGCACCGGTGACCGTCGCCTTCACCGACGCCTCGACCGGCGCTCCCACGGGCTGGCTGTGGAGTTTCGGCGACGGCGCCACCTCCACGCTGCAGAACCCGAGCCACGAGTACACGGTGCCCGGCACGTACGACGTGAGCCTGGTGGCCACCAACGCCGGCGGGACCGACACCCTGACGGTGGCCGGGGCGGTGACCGTCGGCGGCGGGCCGGTGGTCGCGGCCTTCGCCTGGTCGGACACGCTGGTGGCCTATCCGGCCGACATCACCTTCACCGACCAGTCGACCGGCGGCGTGACGAGCTGGCTGTGGAGCTTCGGCGACGGTGCCGTCGACTCGGTGGCCAGCCCGGTCCACACCTACACGGCGAGCGGCGACTTCGACGTGACCCTCATCGTGTCGAACGGCTGCACGGCCGACACCCTCACCGTGGCGGCGGCCATCCAGGTGAACGGCGCCAGCGGGGTGGGCGACCGGGTCGCGGCGCGGTTCGGCCTCGGGGCCAACTACCCCAACCCGTTCAACCCGAGCACGACGCTGGTCTACAGCCTCGAGCGGCCGGGCCATGCCCGGCTCGAGATCTACGACGTCTCGGGCCGGCGGCTGGCCACCCTCGTCGACGCCGACCGGGCGGCCGGACGGCACGAGGTGGTGTGGCGGCCGGAGGACCTGCCTTCGGGCGTCTACTTCTCCCGCCTGACGGTCGCCGGCCGCACCGACACGCGGCGGGTGACGCTGCTCAAGTAGTCCCGGTCCGGATCCCGGCCGCCCGCCATTTGAGGGGAGGGACGGCGCGGGTATCCGCCGACGGCCGCCGGAGACTTCGGTTTCCGGCGGCCGTTTCCGTGAGCCCCCCCCGCGGGGAGCGGATTCCGGCCGGATCCGGCCGACCCGGCCCCCGCCGCCCCGGGGAAGGATTCCGCCGATGTGCTCTCAACCCGTTGTCCTGAATAAGCTTCGCCAAACTGCCCAACATGGAGTAGGATTTTCTCCGGAATCCGGACGGTTTTGTTTGAAAATAGGTTATTTTTCTAACAACTTATGACCGATGGATGACACGGGCCGGAGCCGGAAGCCTTAATATCCGGCGGCAAACGGCAGGTTCGAACGAGGAGAGCGATCTTGGCAGACACACGGCAAGACACGATTTGTCGCATCGGCACCCGCGGGAGCGACCTGGCCCTGTGGCAGGCCCACACGATCAAGGGGCTGCTGGCCGATCTCGGCGTCGCCACCGACCTGACCATCATCAAGACCCGGGGCGACAGGATCGACAACGTGCCCTTCTCGAAGCTCGAGGGGAAGAACTTCTTCACCAAGGAGCTCGAGGACGCCCAGCTCGACGGCCGCGTGGACATGGCCGTGCACTCCCTGAAGGACCTGGCCACCGACATGGTGCCGGGCCTGGCCCTGTGCGCCCTGGTCGGCCGGGAAGACCCCCGCGAACTGCTGCTGGCCCGCCCGGAGGCCATCGATCCCGCCCGGGCCGCCGCCGGCGAGGTGCTGCCCCTGAAGGACGGCGCCGTCATCGGCACCAGCGCCGCTCGCCGGCAGGGCCAGGTGCGCGACCTGCGCCCGGACCTGGTGATCAAGGACCTGCGCGGCAACGTCCCCACGCGCATCAACAAGTTGCGCGAGGGCCAGTACGACGCGATCCTGCTGGCGCGGGCCGGCGTGCACCGCCTGGAGCTGGACGTGTCCGACCTGGACACCCGCCCCCTGGACGTGCGCGCCTTCGTGCCCGCCCCGGCCCAGGGCATGCTGGGCATCCAGTGCCGCGCGGGCGACGCCTGGGAGGCCGAACTCCAGCGGCTCGACGTGGGCGATGCCGGCCGGGGTGTCCTGGCCGAGCGCCGGCTCCTGAACCAACTCGAGGGCGGCTGCCACATTCCCTTCGGCGCCAACATCCAGGGTGCCGGCGACAGCTGGCACCTGGAGATCTACTACGCCGACGACGCGGCCTCCGAGCGCGCGCCCCTGCGGTTCAGCGCCGACGGCGCCGATCCCGAGGAACTGGCCGATCGGGCCTGGCGCGAGATCACGGCCTACCGGAAGGGCTGACGGCCTTGGCGGACACCGCACGCATCGTCCTGACCCGCGAACGCGAAGCCAACCGCCCCTGGGAGGATCGGCTGGCCGCGGCGGGACGGGACTGCGCGGTGCTGCCCCTGGTGGCGTACACCGCCCTGCCCGCCCCGGCGGAAACGGACTTCGCGGGCTATGATTGGGTTCTGTTCACCTCGCCCCAGGGCGTGCGGGCCTTCGCGGGCCTGGCACCCCGCCTGGGCGAGGCGCGCCTGGGCGCCCTGGGCCACGGCACGGCCCGGGCCGTGGCCGAGGCCGGCTGGACCGTCGCCTTCGATCCCGGCCTGCGCGACGGCGCCGAGTTCGCGGCGGCCTTCGTCGCCACGGCCGACGCCCCCGCGCGG encodes:
- a CDS encoding PKD domain-containing protein — its product is MRVPFFLMLSCALFLAVGAAGAADGLPAGPRSWAPVQDGFVADAPAVPQWLPDRVLIQLTPESYQIASLPRPNDKAMGPLRTGIASLDEALDASRVTGARIAFPAVKNAALAASLGTNRWLVLDLARGSDVPAVARALAADPAVAEALPDLVAFPSVAPNDTYYGMNWGHNNTAQLNDLDWGGTYGHTLPGTVGTPGFDANAEAAWNGAQGYGDPAVVIAILDTGVDPGHPDLVQTTGYDFGDLDNNPADDSAAAGHGTACAGVAAGIADNIIGVAGVAGGCTIMPLKVANSAGSLGFSAITNAIYYAADNGADILSMSFGAATTAYAPTDAAVAYAFSLGCTMLAATGNNNNAQIEYPAYNPNVIGVGAASPCGERKRSSSSSGEVNPGVSTDPNGYTCDGERWWGSSYGSTVADHQGAVDVIAPTILPTTDIQGAAGYDPGSYSGWFNGTSCATPYAAGVCALIKSANPGFSPTQIRNQLVNTAQDVVSVESVVGWDRYAGYGMVDAAAAVGAVVNPGAVAAFSASDTTGCAPLLVTFTDESVGTINTWTWTFGDGGVSGNQNPTHTYTAAGTYNVTLAVTSDDGDDILTKTGYIVVGETPGVAFSKSTQFVPAGTPVAFTDESTGDPDTWLWVFGDGNTSTAQNPSHAFSVPGVYYVKLIATNACGPDSLVDPNFLVVTAPPGPVADFGFDPSGGCAPVTVAFTDASTGAPTGWLWSFGDGATSTLQNPSHEYTVPGTYDVSLVATNAGGTDTLTVAGAVTVGGGPVVAAFAWSDTLVAYPADITFTDQSTGGVTSWLWSFGDGAVDSVASPVHTYTASGDFDVTLIVSNGCTADTLTVAAAIQVNGASGVGDRVAARFGLGANYPNPFNPSTTLVYSLERPGHARLEIYDVSGRRLATLVDADRAAGRHEVVWRPEDLPSGVYFSRLTVAGRTDTRRVTLLK
- the hemC gene encoding hydroxymethylbilane synthase — protein: MADTRQDTICRIGTRGSDLALWQAHTIKGLLADLGVATDLTIIKTRGDRIDNVPFSKLEGKNFFTKELEDAQLDGRVDMAVHSLKDLATDMVPGLALCALVGREDPRELLLARPEAIDPARAAAGEVLPLKDGAVIGTSAARRQGQVRDLRPDLVIKDLRGNVPTRINKLREGQYDAILLARAGVHRLELDVSDLDTRPLDVRAFVPAPAQGMLGIQCRAGDAWEAELQRLDVGDAGRGVLAERRLLNQLEGGCHIPFGANIQGAGDSWHLEIYYADDAASERAPLRFSADGADPEELADRAWREITAYRKG